A genomic region of Leptolyngbya sp. NIES-2104 contains the following coding sequences:
- the hslO gene encoding Hsp33 family molecular chaperone HslO encodes MADQLIRATAADGGIRAVGVITTRLSEEARQRHKLSYVATAALGRSMSAGLLLASSMKRSESRVNIRIRGNGPMGGLMVDAGTDGTVRGYVDHPDVELPPNAKGKLDVGGAIGTDGYVYVVRDVGYGYPYSSTVELVSGEIGDDITNYLVTSEQTPSALFLGVFVDPNGVQAAGGLLVQILPKAASDPALVELLESRLSTLQGFTPLLQAGKTLPTIFEELLGDLGLEIFPSQIVRFHCGCSVDRVLGALKLLGEAELRDMIETDKGAEATCHFCGEVYKANIDQLEQLIDELKEAQ; translated from the coding sequence ATGGCTGACCAGTTAATTCGAGCCACTGCCGCCGATGGTGGAATCCGGGCAGTCGGAGTGATCACGACCCGTCTTAGCGAAGAAGCAAGACAGCGCCACAAATTGTCCTACGTTGCGACCGCTGCACTCGGCAGATCGATGTCAGCAGGTTTATTGCTGGCATCGAGTATGAAGCGATCGGAATCTCGCGTCAATATTCGCATTCGAGGCAATGGTCCAATGGGCGGGTTGATGGTTGATGCAGGCACCGATGGAACGGTGCGCGGTTATGTAGATCATCCCGATGTCGAATTGCCTCCGAACGCGAAAGGAAAGCTTGATGTTGGAGGCGCGATCGGTACTGATGGCTACGTGTATGTGGTTCGCGATGTTGGATACGGTTATCCTTACAGCAGCACCGTAGAACTGGTTTCCGGCGAAATTGGGGACGACATCACAAATTACTTGGTAACTTCAGAACAAACGCCTTCTGCGCTCTTTCTAGGCGTATTCGTTGATCCAAACGGGGTACAAGCCGCAGGCGGATTGCTGGTTCAGATCTTGCCGAAAGCCGCGAGTGATCCAGCACTCGTCGAACTTTTAGAGTCTCGGTTATCGACCCTTCAAGGATTCACGCCCTTGTTACAAGCCGGGAAAACGCTACCGACGATTTTCGAGGAATTACTGGGAGATTTGGGATTAGAGATTTTCCCATCTCAGATTGTGCGCTTTCACTGTGGATGTTCGGTCGATCGCGTTCTGGGTGCGCTCAAACTGTTAGGAGAAGCCGAACTACGTGACATGATCGAAACCGATAAAGGAGCTGAGGCAACCTGTCATTTTTGCGGCGA
- a CDS encoding PspA/IM30 family protein, with protein MGLFDRISRVVRSNVNDMVSKAEDPEKILEQAVIDMQEDLVQLRQAVAQAIASQKRSQQQYNQAQTESNNWQQRAQLALTKGDENLAREALTRKKTHTETATALKTQLDTQTSQVDTLKRSLIALEGKISEAKTKKDMLKARASAAKAQEQLQGMVSNMGTNTAMAAFERMEDKVLQLEARSQAASELAGADLESQFRSLESGDVDLELEAMKQQMLAGSAQPQQSLPGTSTGQPQATQAPKDAAIDSELEDLKKQLDSL; from the coding sequence ATGGGATTATTTGACCGCATCAGCCGCGTTGTCCGCTCCAACGTGAATGACATGGTAAGCAAGGCTGAAGATCCAGAAAAAATTCTGGAACAAGCCGTGATCGATATGCAGGAAGACTTGGTGCAGCTTCGTCAAGCGGTGGCACAAGCGATCGCGTCTCAAAAACGCAGCCAGCAGCAGTACAATCAAGCCCAGACTGAATCCAATAATTGGCAACAACGGGCACAATTGGCACTGACGAAGGGCGACGAAAATCTTGCGCGTGAAGCTCTCACCCGCAAGAAAACCCACACCGAAACCGCAACCGCGCTCAAAACCCAACTCGATACCCAGACCTCTCAGGTTGACACTCTCAAGCGCAGTCTGATCGCGCTCGAAGGCAAGATCTCAGAAGCCAAGACCAAGAAGGATATGCTCAAAGCCCGTGCGAGTGCAGCGAAGGCACAAGAGCAACTCCAAGGTATGGTGAGCAACATGGGAACCAATACCGCGATGGCAGCCTTCGAGCGGATGGAGGATAAGGTATTGCAGCTTGAAGCGCGATCGCAAGCCGCATCGGAACTCGCAGGAGCCGACCTCGAATCGCAGTTTCGATCGCTCGAATCGGGGGATGTCGATCTCGAACTCGAAGCGATGAAGCAGCAGATGTTAGCCGGCTCAGCGCAACCGCAGCAGTCGTTACCGGGAACTTCAACTGGGCAACCGCAGGCAACGCAGGCTCCGAAAGATGCCGCGATCGATTCGGAGTTGGAAGACCTTAAGAAGCAGTTGGACAGTCTGTAA